DNA sequence from the Candidatus Saccharibacteria bacterium genome:
TGGGCAAAAGCTCGCAACAGCAGCTGAATGTTCTTTTCTTCACCCAAGCGGCCAACAAACAATACCACCGGCGCATCTGTATCTATGCCATATTGCTGGCGCGGCTCGAAGCTGGTATGCAGGCGCGCCTCTTCGGGATCAATACCCGTAGGCAAGATGTCTATGGGCGAATTCACATGATAGCTCTTGAGCTGTTCGGCCATCTTGACCGACGGTGCAATTATCTGATCGCACATATCATAAAAACTGGTCAACCCTTCGCGCACCACTTTGCGATTCCAGTGGCGGATTGGGCGACCAGGCTTAAGCGCACTCAGGGTATCCGAGTAGAGGCCACGGCTTTTTATAAACACCGGTGCCCAGAGTGCGGCAATGATTATTCCAGCCAACGCCCGTTTGTAAATTTTGATGTAACTTTCGATGTCGGTATGGTGGGTGATAACCGTTGGCAAATGATCCTCTCGAGCTATACGCAGTCCCAGGATGCCCATTTGGGCCGGGGTGTGAATGTGAACCAGGTCTAGGTTGTAAGACCGCACGCGTCGCACAATTGCCGGGGTAAACGGCATGGTGTCACGATAGTCCTCGTACCAAATGCTCGGGAACGAGCGAAAGCGCACAATATTCCTGGTTTCACGCCGGTTTTTACCGGGCGCACCAGGGCAAAATATAAACACCTCATGACCAAGTCGCCTTAGCTCCCGGGCAAACAGCTCAACCGACACGGCCACGCCATCGACTTGCGGGTAGTAGCGATCAGTAAAAAAGCCGATTCTCACTTGGCTACTACTTTCTGAAAGATGTTTTCGTATTTGTTGAGCATGGCGGTGTTGGAATGGTTTTTAACCACAATTTCGCGACTGGCTTTGCCAAACTTGTCGGCCCTGTCGGGGCTTTTTAAGATCTCGGTGATTTTTTCGGCCATCATGCCCGAGTTGTTCTCGGTAAATAGGTAGCCGTTGGCATTATTATGGACAAGTTCGTGCAGAGCGGCAACATCGACCGACACCACTGGTAGCCCACTAGCCATAGCCTCGAGCGTAACTATGCTTTGTAGCTCGGCTGGCGAGCTAATGGCAAACAGATTGGCACTGTTATAGATAAGCGGCTTGTCGGCCTCGTCTATGTAACCTGTAAATGTAACCGAGCTCTGGATGTTCAGCTTTTGAGCTAAATTTTTGAGCCGGTCCATAGCTATGCCAGAACCACATATAACCAAGTGGGCTGTTGTGTTTTTTAACACATGCGGCATAGATTTTAGCAAAATGTCGAGTCGTTTTTCGCCGTCCACCCGGCCGACGTATAGCACAATCGGTTTGTCGCTAGGAATTTTGTACTTTTGCAGGGTTTTTACAGATTTGGTTCGGGGTTTAAAGATGTCGGTGTCAACACCATTGGTCACGGCTTCGGCTGGCGTTTTGAGACCATATTTTTTTAGAAAACTTAAAGCCGTTGGGGTTGGAGTAGTTACAAATGTGGCCTTATTGTGAAATCGCACCAGCCAATGCCAATAAAAGGTGTGGAGCCGGCCGTATAAAAACTTTATGCCTTTTAGGTTTAGCAAAAAGTTCTCAGGCATTAGGTGATTGGTGGCTACTACGGGAACATCATGACGCCGAGCATAGCGCATGCTAGTACGCCCCAGCATAAAGGGGTTGTGAATGTGCACGATATCGGCTTTAGCACTGTTAAATACCTGGCGAGTATGGGTGGCGGGCACAAAACTAGCCTTGTACTTGGGGTTAAAAAAGAAGGTTACAGCTCGCTCTCGGTGGATTAGCGACTTGCCATCGTGCTGCTCGTAGCTGCGAAACTTTCTACCAGGAGCCCACACCTGAACCTGGTGGCCTCGACCGATTAGGCCCTGAACCAATCGGCGCTCAAACAAGGCCCCGCCATCGGCATTGGGCCAATAACTTTCACTTACCAGTAAAATCTTCATGCTTTGGCTTCTATTATCCCGATTTTTGGCCGGTTTGGCCAGCCCCAATCTGTAAATACACCACAAAAAGCTTGTGTTTTCGAGGGTTTTGTAGTATAGTCTTACATCTAGGGGCTGACTAGCTTCGACATTGAATCTTGAAATATACCTGCAGGCCGGGTTGGAATGCACGTTAGCCGTTCCGCCAAACCTTAAGTGGCAAAACACTTATGAGCAAACTGGTAAACGCTTTGCGCGTTGACAGCTTTGCACCAGCTTACGCTTAACCCGTGTAAGCCGCTGATTGTTCGACATCAGATAGAACCTGACGCGTCAACCATCTGATTGCTTTCCGGATAGCCCCTTCATATCTGGAATCAAGCCAAAGATAGGGGAAGCATGTGCTTGTTTTGTTGGTTTTCTTAGATAGCACAGCCTTCTAAAACACATCAAAGCTAACTACGCTTGTAGACGGTATATTGAAAGCTCGATGGACGAGGGTGCGATTCCCTCCAGCTCCACCAACAGGAACTTTCAGAATTTTTTGAGCCAGACGAAAGGACTGCCTCGCGGCTTCGCCGCTCGGCTAAGCCGCTTTGCGCAAGGCGCAAAGCGGCAGAATCCCACGGCTCGCCAAACGAAACGGAAACGGATTTGTCCAAAAGCATGGGGTTCGTTCCGATCTTTTGGACAAATACCTTGATTTCCCCGAAACTCTCGCTCTGCGAGAGTTTTTCGGCTTTATTCGCGTCTAAAATCCACGCTCGCAAGGGTTGGAGCCAATTCTTTCCCGTTCGTCCAAAATCCTCCAAATCGTTCGCAAGAGAAACTTTTTGCTTCAAAAGTTCTTCTTTTTTGGCGAGATAGTTTTCTTTGGGAATGTCGCCGTCAATGTAGGCGGAAACGAGCTTGTCTAGTTTCTCTTGCGTATCAGAAAGTTTGGATTTGAGATTTTGGACGAAAGATTGCGATGAGTGGATATCTTCTCTTTGCCATTCGTCTACTTGCTTTAGCATTTTCTCTGTCCACTCATCGCAAATAGCAACGCTTTTGAGCTGTGCCTTCAGTTGCGCGGCAAGATTGCTTTCTTGCACATATTTTTGTGAACACACGCCTTTCTTTTTAGTGCAACGATAGTAGCGATATATTCCGCCGCACTTGCCGCGCGAAAATTGCGCCGTGATCGCCGAGCCGCACTCTCCGCAAGTAAGCAGTCCGGTAAATGGAAAATCGTGGCGTTGTTTTGATTTGCGGGGTTTGGCACGGCGCAATAAGACATTCTGCACGGCTTCAAAAAGCGTTGCGGAAAGAATTGGCTCAAAGCGTCCCTCGTGATATTCGCCCTTATGCTTCACCAAACCTAAATATGCTTGATTGGTGAGCATTCGCGATATGGACGCTTTGGCAAGTGGCGTTCGGTGCCGAGTTTCCAAACCAAGT
Encoded proteins:
- a CDS encoding glycosyltransferase, which translates into the protein MRIGFFTDRYYPQVDGVAVSVELFARELRRLGHEVFIFCPGAPGKNRRETRNIVRFRSFPSIWYEDYRDTMPFTPAIVRRVRSYNLDLVHIHTPAQMGILGLRIAREDHLPTVITHHTDIESYIKIYKRALAGIIIAALWAPVFIKSRGLYSDTLSALKPGRPIRHWNRKVVREGLTSFYDMCDQIIAPSVKMAEQLKSYHVNSPIDILPTGIDPEEARLHTSFEPRQQYGIDTDAPVVLFVGRLGEEKNIQLLLRAFAHNVKAMPQSRLLIVGDGPYYGQLESLSEDLGIDQLTTFTGSLGRAETFACFRAANVFAFPSLTDTQGLVINEAAYSKKPIVFCDPEISPLTIDGKTGLLAKATVHDLANKIGKLIHNPELAIKFGEQAHTEAKKITMSQQAKKLEHIYAQLI
- a CDS encoding glycosyltransferase, which translates into the protein MKILLVSESYWPNADGGALFERRLVQGLIGRGHQVQVWAPGRKFRSYEQHDGKSLIHRERAVTFFFNPKYKASFVPATHTRQVFNSAKADIVHIHNPFMLGRTSMRYARRHDVPVVATNHLMPENFLLNLKGIKFLYGRLHTFYWHWLVRFHNKATFVTTPTPTALSFLKKYGLKTPAEAVTNGVDTDIFKPRTKSVKTLQKYKIPSDKPIVLYVGRVDGEKRLDILLKSMPHVLKNTTAHLVICGSGIAMDRLKNLAQKLNIQSSVTFTGYIDEADKPLIYNSANLFAISSPAELQSIVTLEAMASGLPVVSVDVAALHELVHNNANGYLFTENNSGMMAEKITEILKSPDRADKFGKASREIVVKNHSNTAMLNKYENIFQKVVAK